One segment of candidate division KSB1 bacterium DNA contains the following:
- a CDS encoding SpoIIE family protein phosphatase — MPRKTIFICLLILVIIVYNSNGNSQIHQVDGEFIREWLLLGPFFPGDLETDFLANSIKGINYHPQKGDTVLTQQGDILTWKSYRTKGSSIVDLSDAFGTHHNATIYAFCILNKEVPGEVSFEFKHDDGAVIWINNQQVFSSLTAKALSNSEDVFDTRLEAGDNTCLLKITQKSGPWGFALRDIPEKSDSTAVLPKIMIWAGGIEYNISLWRHWKYHPGDSLAWSDPDFDDRSWETFDTWLSQNRLPESGWDGIGWFRMHLEVDSTLWNTPLALTVAFQAGASEIFLDGKMIYQFGTVATTETEEKTYMEQNPKVISFGPGANHLLAVRYSNYSAEHFKKWDLPIGFRLNIGNLNQSVETRTDYVRKATIFQMIWSIAPAFLALQFLMLFLFYPRFKENLYFSIFTGGIAIMAFFYVQTNFFTSLQQTGFSTRMLGLGLNVMAVFGVRCLYSLFYTKLPKQFFILLAAGLGVAVYYWVYPPFEIPVYLFIFILIGFTEMIRVIVIAMLKKRPGIWILGLGFLIFILSLGYIMAVLALGGSNSFTDELLFTGIFGLLIFMSIYLARNFAQTNDENTRKTKELEEARKLQLSMLPKTIPSLPNLDIAVYMQTATEVGGDYYDFKLHDDGTLTTAIGDATGHGLQAGTMVSATKSMFNTVADEPEPAQILKKGTKALKGMGLQKMLMSLTIAKFKDHQMQIAAAGMPFALWYRAANGNVEEIVLKGMPLGSFVDFPYQEKKFNLNTGDSILFMSDGYPEMFNKKDEMLGEEQTKQLFEEIAQEPPERVIDHLVDAGKKWANGRAQEDDVTFVVMKIK; from the coding sequence ATGCCACGAAAAACTATCTTTATCTGCCTGCTAATTTTAGTAATAATAGTTTACAATTCGAATGGAAATAGCCAAATCCATCAAGTTGATGGAGAATTCATTAGAGAATGGCTTCTGTTGGGCCCGTTTTTCCCAGGTGATCTTGAAACTGATTTTTTGGCAAACTCAATCAAGGGAATAAACTACCATCCCCAGAAAGGAGACACTGTACTCACACAACAAGGCGATATATTAACATGGAAAAGTTACCGCACAAAAGGGAGCAGTATTGTCGATCTAAGCGATGCTTTTGGAACTCATCACAATGCCACAATTTATGCCTTCTGTATTCTAAATAAAGAGGTCCCGGGTGAAGTATCATTTGAGTTTAAACATGACGATGGCGCCGTTATATGGATAAATAACCAACAAGTATTTAGCTCTTTAACAGCAAAAGCTTTGAGCAATAGTGAAGACGTTTTCGATACAAGGTTAGAGGCCGGAGATAATACTTGCCTTCTTAAAATTACCCAGAAATCCGGTCCTTGGGGTTTCGCTTTACGAGACATTCCTGAAAAATCTGATAGTACTGCCGTTCTGCCAAAAATAATGATTTGGGCAGGCGGTATAGAATATAATATTTCGCTGTGGAGACATTGGAAATATCATCCCGGTGATAGCCTTGCATGGTCTGATCCGGATTTTGATGATCGTTCTTGGGAAACATTCGATACCTGGCTAAGCCAAAACAGGCTTCCAGAAAGCGGATGGGACGGCATCGGTTGGTTCAGGATGCACCTGGAAGTTGATTCTACGCTCTGGAACACTCCGCTGGCTCTTACAGTAGCGTTTCAGGCAGGAGCATCTGAGATTTTCCTCGATGGAAAAATGATCTATCAATTTGGCACAGTTGCAACAACAGAAACCGAAGAAAAAACCTACATGGAGCAAAACCCGAAAGTGATTTCATTTGGACCTGGAGCGAATCATCTGCTTGCGGTACGCTATTCCAACTATTCCGCAGAACATTTCAAAAAATGGGATCTGCCAATAGGCTTCCGGCTGAATATTGGAAATTTAAATCAATCCGTTGAAACCCGCACAGATTATGTTCGAAAAGCAACTATTTTTCAAATGATTTGGAGTATTGCGCCTGCTTTTCTTGCTCTTCAGTTTTTGATGCTATTTTTGTTTTATCCACGATTTAAAGAAAATCTTTACTTTTCAATCTTTACAGGGGGTATCGCAATCATGGCATTCTTTTATGTTCAAACAAATTTTTTTACAAGCTTGCAACAAACAGGTTTTTCTACTAGAATGTTAGGTCTCGGACTAAACGTAATGGCAGTGTTTGGTGTCCGCTGCCTGTACTCTTTATTTTATACAAAATTACCAAAACAATTTTTTATTTTACTCGCTGCTGGTTTAGGCGTAGCAGTTTATTATTGGGTATACCCGCCATTTGAAATCCCTGTTTATCTTTTCATATTTATCTTAATTGGATTTACAGAAATGATTCGAGTAATCGTCATAGCGATGCTTAAAAAACGCCCGGGAATTTGGATTCTTGGCTTAGGGTTTCTCATTTTTATCTTGTCATTGGGATATATAATGGCGGTTTTAGCACTTGGCGGATCGAATAGTTTTACGGATGAACTATTATTCACTGGGATTTTTGGCCTTTTAATATTCATGTCTATATACCTGGCTCGGAATTTCGCACAGACCAATGATGAAAACACCCGTAAAACCAAGGAGCTAGAAGAAGCTCGTAAACTCCAACTCTCCATGTTGCCGAAAACCATACCCTCGCTTCCTAACCTCGATATTGCTGTTTACATGCAAACCGCAACCGAAGTTGGCGGCGATTATTATGATTTTAAATTGCATGATGACGGCACACTAACCACAGCGATAGGTGACGCCACGGGGCATGGCCTGCAAGCAGGTACCATGGTGTCTGCAACCAAAAGCATGTTTAATACTGTCGCTGATGAGCCGGAGCCTGCCCAGATTCTAAAAAAAGGCACGAAGGCTCTAAAAGGAATGGGTCTTCAGAAAATGCTAATGTCATTAACAATTGCAAAATTCAAAGACCATCAAATGCAAATTGCTGCTGCAGGGATGCCGTTTGCCCTGTGGTATCGTGCTGCGAATGGCAATGTGGAGGAGATTGTCCTTAAAGGAATGCCCCTGGGAAGTTTCGTAGACTTCCCATACCAGGAGAAAAAATTCAATTTAAACACAGGTGATTCAATTCTATTTATGAGTGACGGCTACCCCGAGATGTTCAATAAAAAGGATGAGATGTTAGGAGAAGAACAAACGAAACAGTTGTTTGAAGAAATAGCGCAGGAGCCCCCGGAAAGAGTCATTGATCATTTAGTCGATGCAGGTAAAAAATGGGCGAACGGCAGAGCGCAAGAAGATGATGTGACCTTTGTGGTGATGAAAATCAAATAA
- a CDS encoding TIGR04348 family glycosyltransferase: protein MQIEVITHTPKNSLKGNRITAQRWTRYLRQLGHKVTISQNFRKNNCDLMIALHASHTFPAIEEFHKNCPGKPIVVLLTGTDIHKDIHTNPNVRKSLEYADRLILLQPLGIRELPVEFHRKVRVIVQSAEKLNGNIQKRKRTFDVSVIGHLRKVKDPFITAYAVRNLPDESQIRVLHVGDVLEPEMRSIALQEMANNSRYFWLGKKPRWQTLIILARSRVVVLSSLMEGGPSVLSEAVVAGVPILASRISATLGLLGEDYPGFFEVGDTSALSKLLYKTETDPQFMAALKQKINLLADKFDPSVEKLSLKKLLKEWNSENQN from the coding sequence ATGCAAATAGAAGTCATTACACATACCCCTAAAAATTCTCTGAAAGGAAACCGCATTACCGCTCAAAGGTGGACACGATATTTGAGACAATTAGGGCATAAAGTGACTATTTCACAAAACTTTCGCAAAAACAATTGCGATTTAATGATCGCTCTTCATGCAAGTCACACCTTTCCGGCAATTGAGGAGTTCCACAAAAATTGTCCAGGCAAACCAATTGTGGTCCTATTGACTGGGACAGACATTCACAAAGATATTCACACAAACCCTAATGTTAGGAAATCTTTGGAATATGCTGACCGCCTAATATTGTTACAGCCTCTTGGTATCCGGGAATTACCCGTTGAATTTCACCGCAAAGTTCGAGTCATTGTTCAATCTGCTGAAAAGCTCAATGGAAATATCCAAAAACGAAAAAGAACATTTGACGTTAGCGTGATTGGCCACCTCCGCAAAGTAAAGGATCCTTTCATTACAGCTTATGCCGTTCGAAATCTTCCTGATGAATCACAAATTCGAGTACTTCATGTTGGCGATGTTCTGGAACCTGAAATGAGAAGTATTGCATTGCAAGAAATGGCAAATAATAGTCGCTATTTTTGGCTCGGCAAAAAACCCCGGTGGCAAACACTCATTATTTTAGCAAGAAGCCGGGTTGTAGTATTATCTTCTTTAATGGAAGGTGGACCCAGCGTCCTTTCGGAAGCGGTTGTGGCCGGTGTTCCGATATTGGCTTCACGAATATCAGCTACCCTTGGATTATTGGGTGAAGATTATCCCGGCTTTTTCGAAGTTGGCGATACTTCAGCTCTTTCAAAACTCCTCTATAAAACGGAAACGGATCCTCAATTTATGGCGGCTCTCAAACAAAAAATCAATTTATTGGCCGATAAATTTGATCCGTCAGTTGAAAAATTATCATTAAAAAAATTGTTAAAAGAATGGAACTCAGAAAACCAGAATTGA
- a CDS encoding ABC transporter permease: MSSLLRTSLYFLGVGFLCLLLSDIEISTLDPWGEIQRLLSGIITPDFWVLYEFRTAFLNTLIFALCGISLSVLFGTFLAFFFKYHIVRLFCAFIRAIHEIFWAFILLPIVGLNPVCGVLAIAIPYTGIFAKVYSEILQEADQKPLKALPTHTGPLGKFFYGIFPVIIEDVKHYTSYRFECALRSSAVLGFIGLPTLGFHLETAFRESLYSEAAAILIIFYLLIASLKYWLKARLVPIYVIAAFLLISTETSFSWDNVTRFFTYDILPWPMRREGFLDGSYAIAFPIQQIWQWTWDILKSEAIPGIWHTVILTQIVLVGTGLFTLIGFPIGSQHFCMPAICRIVRYLLIIIRTTPEYIMAYVLVQLMGPSMLPAILAITFHNGGILSHLMVKTADRVKLRIDASKKRMNRYTYEILPRVYGQFLAFLFYRWEVMMRESAILGILGIFTLGFLIDSAIADDKMDKAILLILITAVLNIGIDTISQLVRKRLKISAKLETSY; encoded by the coding sequence ATTTCATCCTTGCTAAGAACCAGTCTATATTTTTTGGGGGTGGGCTTCTTATGTCTTTTATTATCTGATATAGAAATTTCAACCTTAGATCCGTGGGGAGAAATTCAAAGGTTATTATCAGGAATAATCACACCCGATTTTTGGGTTCTTTACGAATTTCGCACTGCTTTCCTGAACACATTGATATTTGCACTTTGCGGGATATCTCTTAGCGTCCTGTTCGGCACTTTCCTGGCTTTCTTCTTTAAATACCATATCGTTCGACTATTTTGTGCCTTTATTCGTGCCATCCATGAAATTTTTTGGGCATTCATTTTACTCCCGATCGTTGGATTGAATCCGGTTTGTGGGGTATTGGCTATTGCCATTCCTTACACCGGAATTTTTGCTAAGGTCTACTCCGAAATACTCCAGGAAGCAGATCAAAAGCCATTGAAGGCATTACCAACACACACCGGACCACTTGGAAAATTCTTTTACGGTATTTTCCCGGTTATTATTGAAGATGTAAAACACTACACTTCTTATCGATTTGAGTGCGCCTTGCGCTCCAGCGCGGTGTTGGGATTTATTGGATTGCCCACATTAGGATTCCATTTGGAGACCGCCTTTCGAGAAAGCCTGTATTCCGAAGCTGCTGCAATATTGATCATTTTCTACCTTTTAATCGCCTCGCTGAAATACTGGTTGAAAGCAAGGTTGGTGCCAATTTACGTGATCGCAGCGTTCTTATTGATATCTACTGAGACATCATTCTCCTGGGACAATGTTACACGCTTTTTCACCTATGATATTTTGCCATGGCCCATGAGAAGGGAGGGTTTTTTAGACGGTAGTTATGCGATTGCATTTCCCATTCAACAGATCTGGCAGTGGACATGGGATATTTTAAAAAGTGAAGCAATTCCCGGAATTTGGCACACAGTAATACTCACTCAAATTGTTCTGGTAGGTACCGGCTTGTTTACGCTAATTGGATTTCCCATCGGCTCCCAGCATTTTTGTATGCCTGCAATTTGTAGAATCGTACGGTATCTTTTGATTATTATTAGAACTACACCGGAATACATCATGGCCTATGTTTTGGTGCAATTGATGGGACCGTCCATGTTACCTGCGATTTTAGCAATTACTTTCCACAACGGTGGAATTTTATCTCACTTAATGGTTAAAACTGCAGACCGGGTCAAATTACGCATCGATGCATCCAAAAAAAGAATGAACCGCTATACATATGAAATACTTCCCCGGGTTTATGGCCAGTTTCTCGCCTTTCTATTCTATCGTTGGGAGGTGATGATGCGGGAATCGGCTATTTTGGGTATCCTGGGTATTTTCACGTTAGGATTTCTAATCGATAGCGCAATCGCCGATGACAAAATGGACAAAGCGATTCTATTAATTCTAATCACAGCCGTTTTAAATATAGGCATTGATACAATATCGCAACTGGTACGCAAGCGGTTGAAAATATCTGCGAAGTTGGAAACTTCTTATTAG
- a CDS encoding MFS transporter, whose amino-acid sequence MITLLGGVVGAKLSRDPMLSTLPVSIMIVGIAIFTIPAAHVMKFIGRRRGFIASALTSAVASLFAAYAIWTESFIIFCFTMLFIGANLAFVQQYRFAAAESVKPNQSSKAISFVLIGSIGAAYLGPEIASRAKDLLDFGVYSGSFLGLAIMSLLAAILLYFYDDVEVQDEGILAKERPLQEIIKQPLFILAVLAGVVAYGMMSFIMTATPVSMHVFEGYSLEDTARTIQIHVIAMYLPSLFTGTIISRLGVLKVMTAGSVFLSASISIALLGHQLQYYWGALFLLGIGWNFLFVSGTTLLTRTYHSTERFNAQAINDFSIFAISALASLLAGVIIHHVGWNFINLLCIPLLVLMFLFIFAVRKILYKTKSPISGYEATRNPLF is encoded by the coding sequence ATGATTACGTTATTGGGTGGTGTTGTAGGTGCCAAACTGTCACGTGATCCCATGTTGTCTACTCTGCCTGTTTCCATTATGATTGTTGGTATTGCAATATTCACAATTCCTGCAGCTCATGTGATGAAGTTTATAGGTCGTCGGCGTGGATTCATTGCATCTGCACTGACTTCAGCAGTTGCTTCTTTATTTGCTGCTTACGCCATTTGGACAGAGAGTTTTATCATATTCTGTTTTACCATGTTATTCATAGGAGCAAATCTCGCATTTGTCCAACAATACCGTTTTGCTGCTGCTGAGAGTGTAAAGCCGAATCAATCAAGTAAAGCAATTTCGTTTGTCTTAATTGGCTCAATAGGAGCAGCCTACTTAGGGCCTGAAATTGCTAGTCGCGCGAAAGATTTGTTGGACTTTGGTGTCTATAGCGGATCCTTTTTGGGACTTGCAATAATGTCACTTTTAGCGGCTATTTTATTATATTTTTATGACGATGTTGAAGTTCAAGATGAAGGGATATTGGCTAAAGAACGCCCTTTGCAAGAGATAATAAAACAACCACTCTTCATCTTAGCTGTATTAGCTGGCGTCGTTGCCTATGGTATGATGAGTTTTATCATGACAGCAACTCCGGTCAGTATGCATGTATTTGAAGGATATTCATTAGAAGATACTGCCCGGACTATTCAAATCCATGTGATAGCGATGTATCTTCCATCCCTTTTTACGGGTACAATCATATCACGATTAGGTGTTTTAAAAGTAATGACTGCAGGCAGTGTATTTTTGAGTGCCAGTATTTCTATCGCTTTATTGGGCCACCAATTACAATATTATTGGGGTGCATTATTTTTATTAGGGATTGGTTGGAATTTCTTATTCGTAAGTGGGACAACTCTATTAACTCGAACTTACCATTCAACAGAACGATTTAATGCCCAGGCAATTAATGATTTTTCAATTTTTGCTATTTCTGCATTAGCATCTTTGCTGGCAGGAGTGATCATACATCATGTCGGTTGGAATTTTATTAATTTACTTTGCATACCCCTGTTAGTTCTTATGTTCTTGTTCATATTTGCAGTTCGTAAAATCTTGTACAAAACAAAATCACCAATATCCGGATATGAGGCTACAAGGAATCCATTATTTTAG
- the selD gene encoding selenide, water dikinase SelD, which translates to MSPVGLGELLQKFSKDQDPNLLVGFETSDDAGVYRLNDDTALVTTADFITPPVDDPFLYGQIAAANSLSDVYAMGGRPITCLNLVGFPSNKLEPEVLHGIVAGALSKISEAGAVLAGGHTTEDEEPKFGLSVTGIVHPKKIWRNVGAKPGDVLILTKPIGSGVIFNANLKNWVSTDALNECIEIITTLNKAPAEVMANFEIHAATDITGFGLAGHCFEMADGSNVTLKISMDQIPVMNEALAMYEKGMSTGVNLYNRQMVGDHIRFQRDLPGWHEEIVFDPQTSGGLLVAVPKAQGEGLLHELHNAGVKQAKTIGTVTDLQNSTNLIFY; encoded by the coding sequence ATCAGCCCGGTCGGGTTGGGTGAGTTGTTGCAAAAATTTTCAAAAGATCAGGATCCAAATCTATTGGTTGGGTTTGAAACCAGTGATGATGCCGGCGTCTATCGATTAAACGATGATACAGCACTAGTCACTACTGCAGATTTTATTACTCCCCCGGTGGATGATCCATTCCTGTACGGTCAAATAGCGGCTGCCAATTCTTTGAGTGATGTGTACGCAATGGGAGGCCGGCCCATAACCTGTTTGAACCTGGTGGGTTTTCCATCGAATAAATTAGAACCGGAAGTACTTCACGGGATTGTGGCAGGCGCCCTGAGTAAAATCTCAGAAGCAGGAGCAGTATTAGCCGGCGGCCATACTACTGAAGATGAAGAACCGAAATTTGGATTATCTGTAACAGGGATCGTTCATCCTAAAAAAATATGGAGAAATGTTGGCGCGAAACCGGGAGATGTGTTGATATTGACAAAGCCAATTGGCAGCGGGGTCATTTTCAACGCAAATCTAAAAAACTGGGTGTCCACAGATGCCTTGAACGAATGTATTGAAATTATAACGACCTTAAACAAAGCACCGGCAGAAGTTATGGCTAATTTCGAAATCCACGCAGCGACAGACATTACCGGCTTCGGGCTGGCTGGCCATTGTTTTGAAATGGCAGACGGCTCTAACGTTACCCTGAAAATCTCCATGGATCAAATCCCCGTGATGAATGAAGCATTGGCAATGTATGAAAAAGGGATGAGCACCGGCGTTAACCTTTATAACCGTCAAATGGTTGGCGATCATATTCGTTTTCAGAGAGATCTTCCAGGCTGGCATGAGGAGATCGTATTTGATCCGCAGACAAGCGGTGGGCTTTTGGTAGCAGTTCCCAAGGCGCAGGGTGAAGGCTTGTTGCATGAATTACATAATGCCGGCGTCAAGCAAGCAAAAACGATTGGAACTGTAACCGATTTACAAAATTCAACGAATCTAATTTTTTATTAA
- a CDS encoding ATP-binding cassette domain-containing protein: MFKLKNVSIKYEDTKALHNISLEINEGEKVALIGPSGAGKTTLLRTLYELKRENAAFIHQDYALVPQLSVFNNVYAGRLDRYTTAYNLLNLIKPQKNELEQINLVLKRLQLEEKKFNKVGALSGGQQQRVAVARALFRGGDVLLGDEPVSSIDPHQAGTIVGILTEATKTVVLSLHSVELALQYFSRIIGLRLGKVLFDLPRKDINDSLLEKLFHPC, translated from the coding sequence ATGTTCAAACTAAAAAACGTCTCAATCAAATACGAAGACACCAAGGCGCTTCATAACATCTCGCTTGAAATCAATGAGGGAGAAAAGGTGGCTTTGATCGGTCCCAGTGGCGCTGGTAAAACAACATTACTTCGGACTTTATATGAACTTAAACGTGAAAATGCAGCTTTCATTCACCAGGATTACGCACTGGTTCCACAGCTTTCGGTATTTAATAATGTCTATGCAGGTCGTTTGGATCGATATACCACAGCTTATAACTTGCTCAATCTTATTAAACCACAGAAAAATGAATTGGAGCAAATAAACCTGGTTTTAAAACGATTACAATTGGAAGAAAAAAAGTTCAATAAAGTAGGGGCACTATCAGGAGGTCAGCAGCAAAGAGTAGCGGTGGCACGGGCGTTATTCAGGGGAGGGGATGTTTTGCTTGGCGATGAACCTGTTTCTTCTATCGATCCACACCAGGCTGGTACTATTGTGGGCATTCTTACCGAAGCCACGAAAACGGTTGTTCTTTCACTGCATTCTGTTGAATTGGCTCTGCAATATTTTAGTCGGATTATAGGGCTCCGATTGGGTAAAGTACTTTTTGATCTGCCACGTAAAGATATCAACGATTCACTTCTCGAAAAACTATTTCATCCTTGCTAA
- a CDS encoding putative selenate ABC transporter substrate-binding protein encodes MNKFILIAVFYLISASSVLPQTFRFTAIPDENTHRLQQRFNKVAVYLSKVLNVEVKYIPVKSYAASVAAFKNNEVQLAWFGGLSGVRARRAIRGAQAIAQGEEDVQFYSYFIANAKTGIKEKTDFPASIKGKTFTFGSKGSTSGRLMPEYFIRDHFEKAPGDIFKRVGFSGDHSKTIALVQSGSYEIGVLNYKVWENELMAGKIDTNKVTIIWKTPTYPDYNWSIRPDLEKTFGEGFIQKVKDALLNMSDRELLDSFPRKRFISADNSMYNSILETGIKIGLIDN; translated from the coding sequence ATGAATAAATTTATTTTAATTGCTGTTTTCTATTTGATATCAGCAAGTTCGGTTCTCCCGCAGACTTTTCGTTTTACAGCAATTCCTGATGAAAACACACATCGATTGCAGCAGCGATTCAACAAAGTAGCTGTATACCTCTCAAAAGTTCTAAATGTGGAAGTGAAATATATTCCTGTAAAGTCATATGCTGCATCCGTTGCTGCGTTTAAAAATAACGAGGTCCAATTGGCCTGGTTTGGTGGGCTCTCCGGAGTAAGAGCGCGCAGGGCTATCCGAGGCGCGCAAGCCATTGCGCAGGGAGAAGAAGACGTACAGTTTTATTCCTATTTTATTGCCAATGCCAAAACAGGAATCAAAGAGAAAACAGATTTCCCAGCAAGCATCAAGGGCAAGACCTTTACTTTTGGATCTAAAGGATCCACCTCCGGACGCTTGATGCCGGAGTATTTCATTCGCGATCATTTTGAAAAAGCCCCTGGAGATATTTTCAAAAGAGTGGGTTTTAGCGGCGATCATTCCAAAACCATCGCTTTAGTGCAATCCGGCAGTTACGAGATCGGTGTATTGAATTACAAAGTTTGGGAAAATGAATTAATGGCTGGAAAGATTGATACAAACAAAGTGACAATCATCTGGAAAACTCCAACCTACCCGGATTACAATTGGTCCATCCGGCCGGATTTGGAAAAAACATTCGGGGAAGGATTTATCCAAAAAGTAAAAGACGCTTTACTTAACATGAGTGATCGCGAACTATTGGATTCGTTTCCTCGTAAGCGGTTTATCTCAGCAGATAATTCAATGTACAATTCCATTCTCGAAACAGGAATCAAAATAGGTTTAATTGACAATTGA
- the egtB gene encoding ergothioneine biosynthesis protein EgtB — protein MEKHFTLQSSELIKYIKNARTQSLKLIEDLSDNQLMNQQVETVNPLLWEIGHVAFFHEVFLLRLLDHSEPMIEGRDELYDSFLVAHDDRWHLPLLDRAAVFDYMETVLNCMITRLDNHEPGAWETYLYLLCAFHEDMHAESFTYSRQTLDYPAPKFNLENIDPDIIQAGSHPGDVEIPGGIYHLGATKDQPFVFDNEMWAHPIDIEPFKIAKAAVTNSEFCEFVEAGGYENLQYWSYGGKIWLKKFKPKHPLYYMQDGKLWYRKNFEPFILLEDHCPVIHVNWYEAEAYCNWAGRRLPTEAEWELAASGEVSNDGRITENKRFYPWGDNPLNREHANLDHRFGGCVDVAAFPDSDSAFGCRQMIGNVWEWTSSPFYPFPGYIVDQPYKEYSAPWFGYNKVLRGGCWATSSSLIRNTYRNFYLPHRNDVFAGFRTCAK, from the coding sequence ATGGAAAAACATTTTACATTACAGTCTTCAGAATTGATAAAATACATAAAAAATGCTCGTACACAATCATTGAAATTAATTGAAGATTTAAGCGATAATCAGTTGATGAACCAGCAAGTCGAAACCGTAAATCCTCTTTTGTGGGAGATTGGTCATGTTGCCTTTTTTCATGAAGTGTTTTTATTAAGACTGCTTGATCACTCTGAACCCATGATTGAAGGTCGTGATGAATTATATGACTCATTCCTGGTCGCCCACGATGATCGCTGGCATTTACCATTACTCGATCGCGCTGCTGTTTTTGATTATATGGAGACGGTATTAAACTGTATGATAACTCGATTGGACAATCACGAACCAGGCGCTTGGGAAACTTATCTTTATTTACTCTGTGCTTTTCATGAAGACATGCACGCCGAATCCTTTACTTATTCTCGACAGACATTGGATTATCCCGCTCCAAAATTTAACTTGGAAAATATTGATCCGGATATTATCCAGGCAGGTTCACATCCAGGCGATGTGGAAATTCCTGGTGGAATTTATCATTTGGGTGCGACAAAAGATCAGCCATTCGTCTTTGATAATGAAATGTGGGCTCACCCCATTGATATTGAACCCTTCAAAATTGCTAAAGCCGCAGTAACAAACAGTGAGTTTTGTGAGTTTGTAGAAGCAGGAGGGTACGAAAATCTTCAATATTGGAGCTATGGCGGCAAAATCTGGCTCAAGAAATTCAAACCTAAACATCCGCTGTACTATATGCAGGATGGGAAACTTTGGTATCGTAAAAATTTTGAACCCTTCATTCTTTTGGAAGATCATTGCCCTGTTATCCATGTCAATTGGTATGAGGCTGAGGCTTATTGTAATTGGGCAGGAAGGCGTTTGCCAACGGAAGCTGAATGGGAATTAGCTGCATCGGGAGAAGTCTCAAATGATGGCAGAATAACAGAAAACAAACGGTTTTATCCATGGGGTGATAATCCGCTTAATCGGGAGCATGCAAATCTTGATCATCGGTTTGGTGGGTGTGTTGATGTTGCAGCATTCCCTGATAGCGATAGCGCATTCGGCTGTCGGCAGATGATCGGAAACGTTTGGGAATGGACATCCTCCCCATTCTACCCTTTCCCAGGATATATTGTGGATCAGCCTTATAAGGAGTATTCTGCCCCTTGGTTTGGTTACAACAAAGTATTGCGTGGCGGATGTTGGGCGACCAGCTCAAGTCTTATCCGGAATACTTATCGCAATTTTTATTTACCTCACCGAAATGATGTGTTTGCTGGATTTCGTACATGCGCAAAATAG